CTTGGCGCCATCTGCGCGGAAGATGAGCGTTTCGCCATAGTTGACGTTGGCGTATTTCGTGGTATTCAAGTCGACCACACGGGCAGTGGCGCCGGCAGTCGCCGGTTGGCCATAAAGCGACTCACCGTTTCGAAACGTGTCGGCGGCGGCAGCACTGCCAAGGGAAGCAGCGACCGCTACTGCGAAGGCGGCTTGACGAATGATGTGAAAGTTGTTCATGGAAACTCCCATTGGTTGGTCAGGTGGCCTCATTGCTGAGGGGAAAGTAGCCGTAACGGCACTGGAATGAACTTTAGATTGCTGACCCAAACAAAACGGAGTCCGTCAAATGACAAATTCGTCCTTTTTTGAAGCCAGAGATTCAGTGAAAGATGAACAACCGACGAGTTGAGAATGTTCTGGCCTTCTCCTGAGTGTCAGAGCCAAGAGGCGCTGTTGCATAAATCGTCACTTGCCGTCAGGTAGCCTTGGGTGATGAGTCAGCCACCGCATTCCAAGCCCCGCTACCGCACCACCAACTGGAAGCAGTACAACGCTGCGCTCAAAGCGCGAGGCTCTCTGACTATTTGGCTGGACAAAGGTATGTCATGGTTTGCCGCTGCCAGCGGCAAGCGCGGGCGCAGTCCGCAGTTCTCCGATGCCGCCATCCAGTTTTGCCTGACCATAAAGAACCTGTTTGGCTTGGCTTTGCGGCAAACCACCGGTTTTGTGCAATCTCTACTGGCCTTGTCTGGGTTGTCGTGGTTTGCTCCGGACTTCAGCACGCTGTGCCGTCGGCAGCGTAGCCTGGATGTACAGGTGGCGTACCGACCCAGCTCGGCTGGACTGAACTTGCTGCTCGACTCCACGGGAATCAAGTTCCTGGGGGAAGGCGAATGGAAGTGCAAGAAGCATGGAGCAGAACGTCGACGTCAATGGCGCAAGCTGCACATCGGTATTGATGCTCAGACACTGCAGGTGCGGGCTATCTTGCGTCACCTCCAACAACGTGACCGATGCTGCGGTCGTGCCGCAATTGTTGGCGCAGCTGCCGACAGATGAGCCCTTGCTGAGTGTCACAGGCGATGGTGCTTATGACACTCAGCCGGTATACGCTGCAGTGATGGGATGCAACGCCATGCCCATCATTCCTCCGAGAAAGAATGCCCGGATGCGCAAAGGCGCTGCCTTTGTTCACCGCAATGCGGCTATCGCCGCATGCCAGCGCTTCGGACGCAAGTTATGGAAAAGCTGGAGTGGGTATCACCGCCGCAGTTTGGTGGAAACCAAGATGTACTGAATCAAGCGACTGGGCGAGCGGGTGATGTCCAGAACGTTCGAACGCCAAGTCAATGAACTACATGTCCGAGTTGCCATACTGAATCGATTCACTGAACTGGGCTGTCCCCAGACGGTGGCTGTGGCATAGCCACGTCTGGGGTTAGGGGAAATCTGGCCCCGAGCTGATTTGTGCAACAGCGCCGCGCAGCCCGCATTGCGCTGCAGCGTGCACTCATGCATTGGAAAGAGCTCGATGAACATCTTCACTGGTGTGAGCATCGTATTACCGCTCACTGTAAAGAAGATGCACAGGTGCAGCGAGCTGCCGCCATCAAGGGCTTGGGGCCACTCACTGCATCAGCGATGGTCGCCACTGTGGGCGACTTCAAGCAGTTTAAGAACGGTGCACAGTTTGCCGCCAGGCTTGGCTTGACACCTCGGCAAAACTCCAGCGGGGGCAAATCCAATCTAGGTGCCATCACCAAACGAGTCGATAGTTACCTGCGCACTTTACTGGTGCAAGGAGCCAAGGCCGTAGTGCTGACCGGCAAACACAACCTTGATCCCATCTCTCAATGGGTGATGGCCTTGAGGCAGCGCAGTGGCTGGCAAAAGGCCGTCGTGGCTTTAGCCAACAAAATGCACGCATCCTGTGGGCGCTCATGACACAGGAGCGTACCTACGAAGCAGCCCATATCAGCGAAAGTCCCAGGCCACCCGTCTCTGCCGTTGCCTGAGACAGGCACTTCAACATGCCAGACGTGAAATCAAAGATGCAATGAACAGGTTAGACCAGCAGCAGGCAAGCTCGGTTGTTGCATTGTGAGTCGCAAGACGTCACGAGATATGAATGGAGCCCTGCTGCGCGGTTTGTTTCTGGGGGCGCACACCTCGTGCCTAACCTCGTCTGTACAAATCTCTTCCGAGTAGAACTCTTGGGTTCGCTGAGTAGACGACCGATATCTTTCATAACATCCTTGGCTCCGGACTTTGCAACGCCGACGACAGGCCATCGAGTATTCCACACAGCTCGACGACCTGCCCGGAACAGCATTGCGCTCTGAGGGCGATCAACTGTCCCTCAAGAGCCTTCAGCTCCTCAATGCGTTTGACTAGCTGGAGGATATGTTTGTCCAGAAGCTCATTTACCTCGCCACAAGGTTCACGCTGCCTATCTTTCAATTGAAGTAAAGACCGGATATCGTCCAGCCCAATATCCAGCGAGCGGCAATTTCGCACAAACGCTAGTCGCTGGACGTGCGATTCGTCATATCGCCTGTAGTTGCCTGCCGTGCGCGCTGCAAGCGGCAGTAATCCCTCCTGCTCGTAGAAACGAATTGTTGGGATCTGCACCCCAGTCGCACTGGCCAATTCACCGATCTTCATTATGTATTCCCAGACGCTAATTGCGGGTTTCCCTTGACTCTCAATCTACTTTAGGGTTTTTAATCATGCGCTAGATGGCCTCCGAGGTCAAGTGACGGCGTGATGACCTACCAGAGTGCGCAGCCGCACCAGATGCCGTTGCTTCGTGCAGCGAACCAAAGATCAGAAATTCAAGGACAACTGACTATGAAAAATGCAATGACGCAAGCAACTTGCGGCTCAGCATGTGGGTGCTCTTCAGGAACCATGAAAGCGACAGTTGAATCGCTCGTGACTGGTTTTTTCATCCGCAATATGGACTGCCCTAGTGAGGAAGCCCAGATCCGCAAGCGGCTAGCGCAAATTGATGGCATCCAAGATGTAGTTTTTGACTTACCCGGTCATTACTTGGAAGTAGTGCATGAACCTGCCGGCCAAAATGCAATCCTGCGTGCACTCCACGACATTGGCATGCAGGCGGTCGTGCAACCCAGGTCTTCGCAGCTTGTCTATCTCATCCAGCAAATGGATTGCCCCAGCGAAGAACGCCAGTTGCGCGCAACGCTGGAGCCTTTGGAGGAGGTACAGAAGTTGGACTTCGACCTGAAGGCCCACACGTTGACGGTATCCCATACGCTCACCGATACCACTCCGATTGCCCAGGCCATCGTGAATCTGGGTATGCAGCCGGTAGAAAAGACGGCGGGTAGCATGCCAATCGCTGTCGAAGCCCTCACCCCTCG
This region of Comamonas thiooxydans genomic DNA includes:
- a CDS encoding CzcE family metal-binding protein; the protein is MNNFHIIRQAAFAVAVAASLGSAAAADTFRNGESLYGQPATAGATARVVDLNTTKYANVNYGETLIFRADGAKQFAWTFNGLPSRALDLAKIAPAGFSAKDYKVYVGRNVLNRH
- a CDS encoding transposase, which encodes MHWKELDEHLHWCEHRITAHCKEDAQVQRAAAIKGLGPLTASAMVATVGDFKQFKNGAQFAARLGLTPRQNSSGGKSNLGAITKRVDSYLRTLLVQGAKAVVLTGKHNLDPISQWVMALRQRSGWQKAVVALANKMHASCGRS
- the cadR gene encoding Cd(II)/Pb(II)-responsive transcriptional regulator yields the protein MKIGELASATGVQIPTIRFYEQEGLLPLAARTAGNYRRYDESHVQRLAFVRNCRSLDIGLDDIRSLLQLKDRQREPCGEVNELLDKHILQLVKRIEELKALEGQLIALRAQCCSGQVVELCGILDGLSSALQSPEPRML